In the genome of Vicia villosa cultivar HV-30 ecotype Madison, WI linkage group LG7, Vvil1.0, whole genome shotgun sequence, one region contains:
- the LOC131616284 gene encoding ABC transporter C family member 8-like isoform X1 has product MSYFENSIGEISEPFLPQKVETKQTGLCHATFLSKLIFSWINSLLTLGYSKPLILEDIPSLVSEDEANIAYQNFVKSWESLIIKNNTKSLVLWSIVITFLKENILIAFYGLIRTISVVISPLILYAFVKYSNRTEADLRVGLSIVGFLIVSKVFDSLSQRHWYFNSRRSGMKMRSALMVAIYRKQLKLSSSARTRHSAGEIVNYIAVDAYRMGEFPWWFHIAWTSALQLVLSVVILFGVVGIGALPGLVPLLICGFLNVPFARILQNCQTQFMIAQDERLRSTSEVLNSMKIIKLQSWEEKFKNLIESLREKEFKWLSKVQILKASSTFLYWMSPTVISAVVFLGCAVTNSAPLNAETIFTVISTLRNMGEPVKMIPQALSILIQVKVSFDRLNNFLLDEELNKDDSERNLKQCSVNAVEIQDGNFIWDHESVSPTLMDVNLEIKWGQKIAVCGPVGAGKSSLLYAILGEIPKISGTVNVGGTLAYVSQSAWIQSGTVRDNILFGKPMDKTRYEKAIKACALDKDINDFSHGDLTEIGQRGINLSGGQKQRIQLARAVYNDADIYLLDDPFSAVDAHTAAILFNDCVMTALREKTVVLVTHQVEFLSEVDTILVMEDGKVIQSDTYENLLISGTTFKLLVSAHNDTITELNQVNGTKRGSENENLSNPQDSHGFYLTKNQSEGEISSIKGPIGSQLTKEEEKVIGNIGWRPFWDYINYSKGTFMMCLIILGQSVFLALQTASTFWLAIAIEIPKVTNATLIGVYTLISFASVAFVYVRSYITALLGLKASTAFFSSFTAAIFNAPMLFFDSTPVGRILTRASSDLSILDFDIPYSITYVASMTIEIVVIICIMVSVTWQVLIVAVPAMVASIYIQLYYQATARELIRINGTTKAPVMNFAAETSLGVVTVRAFNMVDNFFKNYLTLVDTDASLFFHTNVAMEWAILRIEALQSLTAITAALLLILLPQGYVSPGLVGLSLSYALHLTTAQTFWSRWFSDMLNYIISVERMKQFIHIPVEPPAILDNNRPPSSWPSKGRIDLQDLEIRYRPNAPLVLKGITCTFKEGSRVGVVGRTGSGKSTLISALFRLVEPSRGDILIDAMNICSIGLKDLRTRLSIIPQEPTLFKGSIRTNLDPLGLYSDDEIWKAVEKCQLKETISKLPSLLDSSVSDEGGNWSLGQRQLFCLGRVLLKRNQILVLDEATASIDSATDAILQRVIRQEFAECTVITVAHRVPTVIDSDMVMVLSYGKVVEYDEPSKLMETNSSFSKLVAEYWSSCSRKNSFPKISRQQQ; this is encoded by the exons ATGTCTTACTTTGAGAACTCAATAG GTGAAATTTCTGAGCCATTTCTACCTCAAAAAGTTGAAACAAAACAAACAGGACTATGTCATGCTACTTTTCTCAGTAAATTGATTTTCTCTTGGATTAATTCTTTACTCACTTTAGGTTATTCAAAACCACTCATTCTTGAAGACATACCTTCCCTTGTTTCTGAAGATGAGGCTAACATAGCCTATCAAAATTTTGTCAAATCTTGGGAATCACTTATTATAAAGAATAATACAAAGAGTTTGGTTCTTTGGTCTATAGTTATAACTTTCTTAAAAGAAAACATATTAATAGCATTTTATGGATTAATCAGAACTATTTCTGTTGTGATTTCACCTTTAATACTATATGCTTTTGTCAAGTATTCTAATAGAACTGAGGCAGATCTCAGAGTAGGTCTTTCTATAGTTGGTTTCTTGATTGTCTCAAAAGTGTTTGACTCTTTGTCTCAAAGACATTGGTATTTTAACTCAAGGAGGTCAGGTATGAAAATGAGATCAGCTTTGATGGTAGCAATTTATCGAAAGCAGCTAAAACTTTCTAGTTCGGCGCGAACAAGACACTCGGCCGGCGAGATTGTGAATTACATTGCAGTTGATGCTTATAGAATGGGAGAATTTCCATGGTGGTTTCATATAGCATGGACTTCTGCATTGCAACTTGTTCTTTCCGTTGTTATTCTTTTTGGTGTTGTTGGTATTGGTGCACTTCCTGGTTTGGTCCCTCTTCTTATCTGTGGATTTCTCAATGTACCATTTGCAAGAATCTTACAAAATTGTCAGACACAGTTTATGATTGCACAGGACGAACGTCTTCGATCAACTTCGGAGGTTCTAAATAGTATGAAGATCATTAAGTTACAATCATGGGAAGAAAAATTCAAGAACTTAATTGAGTCGCTACGCGAGAAAGAGTTCAAATGGTTGTCTAAGGTGCAGATTTTGAAAGCTTCTAGTACATTTCTTTATTGGATGTCTCCTACAGTTATTTCTGCTGTTGTGTTCCTTGGATGTGCTGTTACCAATAGTGCACCATTGAATGCTGAAACTATTTTCACAGTTATTTCAACATTGAGAAACATGGGAGAGCCTGTTAAAATGATTCCACAGGCTCTATCCATTCTTATTCAAGTTAAGGTTTCCTTTGATCGTCTTAATAACTTTTTGCTTGATGAAGAGCTAAACAAAGATGATAGTGAAAGAAACCTAAAGCAATGTTCGGTTAATGCAGTGGAAATTCAAGATGGTAACTTCATTTGGGATCATGAATCTGTGTCTCCAACTTTAATGGATGTGAATCTAGAAATCAAATGGGGGCAAAAAATAGCAGTTTGTGGACCAGTTGGTGCTGGAAAATCATCACTTTTGTATGCAATACTAGGAGAGATTCCCAAGATTTCAGGAACT GTAAATGTAGGTGGCACTCTTGCTTATGTTTCCCAATCTGCATGGATCCAGAGTGGAACAGTTCGAGATAATATACTCTTTGGCAAGCCAATGGACAAAACAAGATACGAGAAAGCAATTAAGGCTTGTGCCTTAGACAAGGATATCAATGATTTTAGCCATGGTGATCTTACAGAAATTGGTCAGAGAGGGATTAACTTGAGTGGAGGGCAAAAGCAAAGGATTCAACTAGCTAGAGCAGTCTACAATGATGCTGACATCTATCTTCTTGATGATCCTTTCAGTGCAGTTGATGCACATACAGCTGCAATACTCTTCAAT GACTGTGTCATGACTGCTTTAAGGGAGAAAACAGTCGTTCTAGTTACTCATCAAGTGGAGTTTCTCTCAGAAGTTGATACTATCTTG GTAATGGAGGATGGAAAAGTTATTCAATCAGACACGTATGAGAATCTCCTGATATCTGGAACAACCTTTAAGCTTCTTGTGAGTGCTCATAATGACACAATTACTGAGTTGAATCAAGTTAATGGAactaaaagaggttctgaaaatGAGAATTTGTCTAATCCTCAAGACTCTCATGGTTTTTATCTCACTAAAAATCAAAGTGAGGGAGAGATTTCTAGTATCAAGGGTCCGATTGGTTCACAACTTACAAAAGAGGAAGAAAAAGTGATTGGTAATATTGGATGGAGGCCATTCTGGGATTATATTAATTATTCCAAAGGGACATTTATGATGTGTTTGATCATATTAGGACAATCTGTTTTTTTGGCTTTGCAAACTGCATCAACCTTTTGGCTTGCTATAGCCATTGAAATTCCAAAAGTAACAAATGCCACTTTGATCGGAGTTTATACTTTAATTTCTTTTGCTAGTGTTGCTTTTGTATATGTGAGGTCTTACATTACTGCACTGCTTGGACTAAAAGCTTCTACAGCTTTCTTCTCAAGCTTCACTGCAGCTATCTTCAATGCTCCAATGTTGTTCTTTGATTCAACTCCTGTAGGAAGGATTTTAACTAGA GCTTCATCAGATTTGAGTATTTTGGACTTTGATATACCTTATTCCATCACCTATGTAGCATCTATGACAATTGAAATTGTGGTGATAATTTGTATAATGGTTTCAGTCACATGGCAAGTTCTCATTGTTGCTGTTCCTGCAATGGTTGCATCAATATACATTCAG CTATATTATCAAGCTACTGCTAGGGAACTAATAAGGATCAATGGAACAACCAAAGCTCCAGTCATGAATTTTGCAGCTGAGACATCACTTGGAGTGGTTACTGTAAGAGCATTCAACATGGtggacaattttttcaaaaactactTAACACTTGTGGACACAGATGCTTCATTGTTCTTTCATACCAATGTGGCAATGGAATGGGCAATTTTAAGGATTGAAGCACTTCAAAGTTTGACTGCCATCACTGCAGCTTTGTTACTTATTCTACTTCCTCAGGGATATGTATCTCCAG GCCTTGTGGGTCTGTCTCTTTCTTATGCACTTCACTTGACAACGGCCCAAACATTTTGGAGTAGATGGTTTTCCGACatgttaaattatattatatctgTTGAAAGAATGAAGCAATTCATTCACATACCGGTTGAGCCTCCTGCCATTCTGGATAATAACCGGCCACCATCTTCGTGGCCTTCCAAAGGCAGGATTGATCTTCAAGACTTGGAG ATTAGGTATCGTCCTAATGCTCCATTAGTCCTCAAGGGAATTACTTGTACATTTAAAGAAGGGAGTAGGGTAGGAGTTGTTGGAAGGACTGGAAGTGGAAAAAGTACACTTATAAGTGCTTTGTTTCGCTTAGTTGAGCCTTCAAGAGGTGATATTCTTATTGATGCAATGAACATCTGCTCAATAGGGTTGAAGGATTTGAGAACGAGGCTAAGCATAATCCCTCAAGAACCAACTCTTTTCAAGGGCAGCATTAGGACAAATTTGGATCCTCTAGGTTTGTACTCAGATGATGAAATCTGGAAG GCTGTAGAGAAATGTCAGCTTAAGGAAACAATCAGCAAACTACCAAGTCTCTTGGACTCTTCTG TGAGTGATGAAGGTGGAAACTGGAGCTTGGGACAAAGACAACTGTTTTGTCTTGGAAGAGTTCTACTTAAGAGAAACCAAATTCTTGTTCTGGATGAAGCTACTGCATCCATTGACTCTGCTACAGATGCCATTCTACAAAGAGTAATCAGACAAGAATTTGCAGAATGCACAGTTATAACAGTTGCTCATAGAGTTCCAACTGTAATAGACAGTGACATGGTCATGGTTCTCTCTTATG GGAAAGTGGTGGAGTATGATGAGCCTTCAAAGCTAATGGAAACCAACTCTTCATTCTCTAAACTCGTAGCTGAATATTGGTCCAGTTGCAGCAGGAAGAATTCATTCCCAAAGATTAGCAGGCAGCAGCAATGA
- the LOC131616284 gene encoding ABC transporter C family member 8-like isoform X3, producing MEIQDGNFIWDHESVSPTLMDVNLEIKWGQKIAVCGPVGAGKSSLLYAILGEIPKISGTVNVGGTLAYVSQSAWIQSGTVRDNILFGKPMDKTRYEKAIKACALDKDINDFSHGDLTEIGQRGINLSGGQKQRIQLARAVYNDADIYLLDDPFSAVDAHTAAILFNDCVMTALREKTVVLVTHQVEFLSEVDTILVMEDGKVIQSDTYENLLISGTTFKLLVSAHNDTITELNQVNGTKRGSENENLSNPQDSHGFYLTKNQSEGEISSIKGPIGSQLTKEEEKVIGNIGWRPFWDYINYSKGTFMMCLIILGQSVFLALQTASTFWLAIAIEIPKVTNATLIGVYTLISFASVAFVYVRSYITALLGLKASTAFFSSFTAAIFNAPMLFFDSTPVGRILTRASSDLSILDFDIPYSITYVASMTIEIVVIICIMVSVTWQVLIVAVPAMVASIYIQLYYQATARELIRINGTTKAPVMNFAAETSLGVVTVRAFNMVDNFFKNYLTLVDTDASLFFHTNVAMEWAILRIEALQSLTAITAALLLILLPQGYVSPGLVGLSLSYALHLTTAQTFWSRWFSDMLNYIISVERMKQFIHIPVEPPAILDNNRPPSSWPSKGRIDLQDLEIRYRPNAPLVLKGITCTFKEGSRVGVVGRTGSGKSTLISALFRLVEPSRGDILIDAMNICSIGLKDLRTRLSIIPQEPTLFKGSIRTNLDPLGLYSDDEIWKAVEKCQLKETISKLPSLLDSSVSDEGGNWSLGQRQLFCLGRVLLKRNQILVLDEATASIDSATDAILQRVIRQEFAECTVITVAHRVPTVIDSDMVMVLSYGKVVEYDEPSKLMETNSSFSKLVAEYWSSCSRKNSFPKISRQQQ from the exons A TGGAAATTCAAGATGGTAACTTCATTTGGGATCATGAATCTGTGTCTCCAACTTTAATGGATGTGAATCTAGAAATCAAATGGGGGCAAAAAATAGCAGTTTGTGGACCAGTTGGTGCTGGAAAATCATCACTTTTGTATGCAATACTAGGAGAGATTCCCAAGATTTCAGGAACT GTAAATGTAGGTGGCACTCTTGCTTATGTTTCCCAATCTGCATGGATCCAGAGTGGAACAGTTCGAGATAATATACTCTTTGGCAAGCCAATGGACAAAACAAGATACGAGAAAGCAATTAAGGCTTGTGCCTTAGACAAGGATATCAATGATTTTAGCCATGGTGATCTTACAGAAATTGGTCAGAGAGGGATTAACTTGAGTGGAGGGCAAAAGCAAAGGATTCAACTAGCTAGAGCAGTCTACAATGATGCTGACATCTATCTTCTTGATGATCCTTTCAGTGCAGTTGATGCACATACAGCTGCAATACTCTTCAAT GACTGTGTCATGACTGCTTTAAGGGAGAAAACAGTCGTTCTAGTTACTCATCAAGTGGAGTTTCTCTCAGAAGTTGATACTATCTTG GTAATGGAGGATGGAAAAGTTATTCAATCAGACACGTATGAGAATCTCCTGATATCTGGAACAACCTTTAAGCTTCTTGTGAGTGCTCATAATGACACAATTACTGAGTTGAATCAAGTTAATGGAactaaaagaggttctgaaaatGAGAATTTGTCTAATCCTCAAGACTCTCATGGTTTTTATCTCACTAAAAATCAAAGTGAGGGAGAGATTTCTAGTATCAAGGGTCCGATTGGTTCACAACTTACAAAAGAGGAAGAAAAAGTGATTGGTAATATTGGATGGAGGCCATTCTGGGATTATATTAATTATTCCAAAGGGACATTTATGATGTGTTTGATCATATTAGGACAATCTGTTTTTTTGGCTTTGCAAACTGCATCAACCTTTTGGCTTGCTATAGCCATTGAAATTCCAAAAGTAACAAATGCCACTTTGATCGGAGTTTATACTTTAATTTCTTTTGCTAGTGTTGCTTTTGTATATGTGAGGTCTTACATTACTGCACTGCTTGGACTAAAAGCTTCTACAGCTTTCTTCTCAAGCTTCACTGCAGCTATCTTCAATGCTCCAATGTTGTTCTTTGATTCAACTCCTGTAGGAAGGATTTTAACTAGA GCTTCATCAGATTTGAGTATTTTGGACTTTGATATACCTTATTCCATCACCTATGTAGCATCTATGACAATTGAAATTGTGGTGATAATTTGTATAATGGTTTCAGTCACATGGCAAGTTCTCATTGTTGCTGTTCCTGCAATGGTTGCATCAATATACATTCAG CTATATTATCAAGCTACTGCTAGGGAACTAATAAGGATCAATGGAACAACCAAAGCTCCAGTCATGAATTTTGCAGCTGAGACATCACTTGGAGTGGTTACTGTAAGAGCATTCAACATGGtggacaattttttcaaaaactactTAACACTTGTGGACACAGATGCTTCATTGTTCTTTCATACCAATGTGGCAATGGAATGGGCAATTTTAAGGATTGAAGCACTTCAAAGTTTGACTGCCATCACTGCAGCTTTGTTACTTATTCTACTTCCTCAGGGATATGTATCTCCAG GCCTTGTGGGTCTGTCTCTTTCTTATGCACTTCACTTGACAACGGCCCAAACATTTTGGAGTAGATGGTTTTCCGACatgttaaattatattatatctgTTGAAAGAATGAAGCAATTCATTCACATACCGGTTGAGCCTCCTGCCATTCTGGATAATAACCGGCCACCATCTTCGTGGCCTTCCAAAGGCAGGATTGATCTTCAAGACTTGGAG ATTAGGTATCGTCCTAATGCTCCATTAGTCCTCAAGGGAATTACTTGTACATTTAAAGAAGGGAGTAGGGTAGGAGTTGTTGGAAGGACTGGAAGTGGAAAAAGTACACTTATAAGTGCTTTGTTTCGCTTAGTTGAGCCTTCAAGAGGTGATATTCTTATTGATGCAATGAACATCTGCTCAATAGGGTTGAAGGATTTGAGAACGAGGCTAAGCATAATCCCTCAAGAACCAACTCTTTTCAAGGGCAGCATTAGGACAAATTTGGATCCTCTAGGTTTGTACTCAGATGATGAAATCTGGAAG GCTGTAGAGAAATGTCAGCTTAAGGAAACAATCAGCAAACTACCAAGTCTCTTGGACTCTTCTG TGAGTGATGAAGGTGGAAACTGGAGCTTGGGACAAAGACAACTGTTTTGTCTTGGAAGAGTTCTACTTAAGAGAAACCAAATTCTTGTTCTGGATGAAGCTACTGCATCCATTGACTCTGCTACAGATGCCATTCTACAAAGAGTAATCAGACAAGAATTTGCAGAATGCACAGTTATAACAGTTGCTCATAGAGTTCCAACTGTAATAGACAGTGACATGGTCATGGTTCTCTCTTATG GGAAAGTGGTGGAGTATGATGAGCCTTCAAAGCTAATGGAAACCAACTCTTCATTCTCTAAACTCGTAGCTGAATATTGGTCCAGTTGCAGCAGGAAGAATTCATTCCCAAAGATTAGCAGGCAGCAGCAATGA
- the LOC131616284 gene encoding ABC transporter C family member 8-like isoform X2, whose translation MSYFENSIGEISEPFLPQKVETKQTGLCHATFLSKLIFSWINSLLTLGYSKPLILEDIPSLVSEDEANIAYQNFVKSWESLIIKNNTKSLVLWSIVITFLKENILIAFYGLIRTISVVISPLILYAFVKYSNRTEADLRVGLSIVGFLIVSKVFDSLSQRHWYFNSRRSGMKMRSALMVAIYRKQLKLSSSARTRHSAGEIVNYIAVDAYRMGEFPWWFHIAWTSALQLVLSVVILFGVVGIGALPGLVPLLICGFLNVPFARILQNCQTQFMIAQDERLRSTSEVLNSMKIIKLQSWEEKFKNLIESLREKEFKWLSKVQILKASSTFLYWMSPTVISAVVFLGCAVTNSAPLNAETIFTVISTLRNMGEPVKMIPQALSILIQVKVSFDRLNNFLLDEELNKDDSERNLKQCSVNAVEIQDGNFIWDHESVSPTLMDVNLEIKWGQKIAVCGPVGAGKSSLLYAILGEIPKISGTVNVGGTLAYVSQSAWIQSGTVRDNILFGKPMDKTRYEKAIKACALDKDINDFSHGDLTEIGQRGINLSGGQKQRIQLARAVYNDADIYLLDDPFSAVDAHTAAILFNDCVMTALREKTVVLVTHQVEFLSEVDTILVMEDGKVIQSDTYENLLISGTTFKLLVSAHNDTITELNQVNGTKRGSENENLSNPQDSHGFYLTKNQSEGEISSIKGPIGSQLTKEEEKVIGNIGWRPFWDYINYSKGTFMMCLIILGQSVFLALQTASTFWLAIAIEIPKVTNATLIGVYTLISFASVAFVYVRSYITALLGLKASTAFFSSFTAAIFNAPMLFFDSTPVGRILTRASSDLSILDFDIPYSITYVASMTIEIVVIICIMVSVTWQVLIVAVPAMVASIYIQLYYQATARELIRINGTTKAPVMNFAAETSLGVVTVRAFNMVDNFFKNYLTLVDTDASLFFHTNVAMEWAILRIEALQSLTAITAALLLILLPQGYVSPGLVGLSLSYALHLTTAQTFWSRWFSDMLNYIISVERMKQFIHIPVEPPAILDNNRPPSSWPSKGRIDLQDLEIRYRPNAPLVLKGITCTFKEGSRVGVVGRTGSGKSTLISALFRLVEPSRGDILIDAMNICSIGLKDLRTRLSIIPQEPTLFKGSIRTNLDPLGLYSDDEIWKAVEKCQLKETISKLPSLLDSSGGNWSLGQRQLFCLGRVLLKRNQILVLDEATASIDSATDAILQRVIRQEFAECTVITVAHRVPTVIDSDMVMVLSYGKVVEYDEPSKLMETNSSFSKLVAEYWSSCSRKNSFPKISRQQQ comes from the exons ATGTCTTACTTTGAGAACTCAATAG GTGAAATTTCTGAGCCATTTCTACCTCAAAAAGTTGAAACAAAACAAACAGGACTATGTCATGCTACTTTTCTCAGTAAATTGATTTTCTCTTGGATTAATTCTTTACTCACTTTAGGTTATTCAAAACCACTCATTCTTGAAGACATACCTTCCCTTGTTTCTGAAGATGAGGCTAACATAGCCTATCAAAATTTTGTCAAATCTTGGGAATCACTTATTATAAAGAATAATACAAAGAGTTTGGTTCTTTGGTCTATAGTTATAACTTTCTTAAAAGAAAACATATTAATAGCATTTTATGGATTAATCAGAACTATTTCTGTTGTGATTTCACCTTTAATACTATATGCTTTTGTCAAGTATTCTAATAGAACTGAGGCAGATCTCAGAGTAGGTCTTTCTATAGTTGGTTTCTTGATTGTCTCAAAAGTGTTTGACTCTTTGTCTCAAAGACATTGGTATTTTAACTCAAGGAGGTCAGGTATGAAAATGAGATCAGCTTTGATGGTAGCAATTTATCGAAAGCAGCTAAAACTTTCTAGTTCGGCGCGAACAAGACACTCGGCCGGCGAGATTGTGAATTACATTGCAGTTGATGCTTATAGAATGGGAGAATTTCCATGGTGGTTTCATATAGCATGGACTTCTGCATTGCAACTTGTTCTTTCCGTTGTTATTCTTTTTGGTGTTGTTGGTATTGGTGCACTTCCTGGTTTGGTCCCTCTTCTTATCTGTGGATTTCTCAATGTACCATTTGCAAGAATCTTACAAAATTGTCAGACACAGTTTATGATTGCACAGGACGAACGTCTTCGATCAACTTCGGAGGTTCTAAATAGTATGAAGATCATTAAGTTACAATCATGGGAAGAAAAATTCAAGAACTTAATTGAGTCGCTACGCGAGAAAGAGTTCAAATGGTTGTCTAAGGTGCAGATTTTGAAAGCTTCTAGTACATTTCTTTATTGGATGTCTCCTACAGTTATTTCTGCTGTTGTGTTCCTTGGATGTGCTGTTACCAATAGTGCACCATTGAATGCTGAAACTATTTTCACAGTTATTTCAACATTGAGAAACATGGGAGAGCCTGTTAAAATGATTCCACAGGCTCTATCCATTCTTATTCAAGTTAAGGTTTCCTTTGATCGTCTTAATAACTTTTTGCTTGATGAAGAGCTAAACAAAGATGATAGTGAAAGAAACCTAAAGCAATGTTCGGTTAATGCAGTGGAAATTCAAGATGGTAACTTCATTTGGGATCATGAATCTGTGTCTCCAACTTTAATGGATGTGAATCTAGAAATCAAATGGGGGCAAAAAATAGCAGTTTGTGGACCAGTTGGTGCTGGAAAATCATCACTTTTGTATGCAATACTAGGAGAGATTCCCAAGATTTCAGGAACT GTAAATGTAGGTGGCACTCTTGCTTATGTTTCCCAATCTGCATGGATCCAGAGTGGAACAGTTCGAGATAATATACTCTTTGGCAAGCCAATGGACAAAACAAGATACGAGAAAGCAATTAAGGCTTGTGCCTTAGACAAGGATATCAATGATTTTAGCCATGGTGATCTTACAGAAATTGGTCAGAGAGGGATTAACTTGAGTGGAGGGCAAAAGCAAAGGATTCAACTAGCTAGAGCAGTCTACAATGATGCTGACATCTATCTTCTTGATGATCCTTTCAGTGCAGTTGATGCACATACAGCTGCAATACTCTTCAAT GACTGTGTCATGACTGCTTTAAGGGAGAAAACAGTCGTTCTAGTTACTCATCAAGTGGAGTTTCTCTCAGAAGTTGATACTATCTTG GTAATGGAGGATGGAAAAGTTATTCAATCAGACACGTATGAGAATCTCCTGATATCTGGAACAACCTTTAAGCTTCTTGTGAGTGCTCATAATGACACAATTACTGAGTTGAATCAAGTTAATGGAactaaaagaggttctgaaaatGAGAATTTGTCTAATCCTCAAGACTCTCATGGTTTTTATCTCACTAAAAATCAAAGTGAGGGAGAGATTTCTAGTATCAAGGGTCCGATTGGTTCACAACTTACAAAAGAGGAAGAAAAAGTGATTGGTAATATTGGATGGAGGCCATTCTGGGATTATATTAATTATTCCAAAGGGACATTTATGATGTGTTTGATCATATTAGGACAATCTGTTTTTTTGGCTTTGCAAACTGCATCAACCTTTTGGCTTGCTATAGCCATTGAAATTCCAAAAGTAACAAATGCCACTTTGATCGGAGTTTATACTTTAATTTCTTTTGCTAGTGTTGCTTTTGTATATGTGAGGTCTTACATTACTGCACTGCTTGGACTAAAAGCTTCTACAGCTTTCTTCTCAAGCTTCACTGCAGCTATCTTCAATGCTCCAATGTTGTTCTTTGATTCAACTCCTGTAGGAAGGATTTTAACTAGA GCTTCATCAGATTTGAGTATTTTGGACTTTGATATACCTTATTCCATCACCTATGTAGCATCTATGACAATTGAAATTGTGGTGATAATTTGTATAATGGTTTCAGTCACATGGCAAGTTCTCATTGTTGCTGTTCCTGCAATGGTTGCATCAATATACATTCAG CTATATTATCAAGCTACTGCTAGGGAACTAATAAGGATCAATGGAACAACCAAAGCTCCAGTCATGAATTTTGCAGCTGAGACATCACTTGGAGTGGTTACTGTAAGAGCATTCAACATGGtggacaattttttcaaaaactactTAACACTTGTGGACACAGATGCTTCATTGTTCTTTCATACCAATGTGGCAATGGAATGGGCAATTTTAAGGATTGAAGCACTTCAAAGTTTGACTGCCATCACTGCAGCTTTGTTACTTATTCTACTTCCTCAGGGATATGTATCTCCAG GCCTTGTGGGTCTGTCTCTTTCTTATGCACTTCACTTGACAACGGCCCAAACATTTTGGAGTAGATGGTTTTCCGACatgttaaattatattatatctgTTGAAAGAATGAAGCAATTCATTCACATACCGGTTGAGCCTCCTGCCATTCTGGATAATAACCGGCCACCATCTTCGTGGCCTTCCAAAGGCAGGATTGATCTTCAAGACTTGGAG ATTAGGTATCGTCCTAATGCTCCATTAGTCCTCAAGGGAATTACTTGTACATTTAAAGAAGGGAGTAGGGTAGGAGTTGTTGGAAGGACTGGAAGTGGAAAAAGTACACTTATAAGTGCTTTGTTTCGCTTAGTTGAGCCTTCAAGAGGTGATATTCTTATTGATGCAATGAACATCTGCTCAATAGGGTTGAAGGATTTGAGAACGAGGCTAAGCATAATCCCTCAAGAACCAACTCTTTTCAAGGGCAGCATTAGGACAAATTTGGATCCTCTAGGTTTGTACTCAGATGATGAAATCTGGAAG GCTGTAGAGAAATGTCAGCTTAAGGAAACAATCAGCAAACTACCAAGTCTCTTGGACTCTTCTG GTGGAAACTGGAGCTTGGGACAAAGACAACTGTTTTGTCTTGGAAGAGTTCTACTTAAGAGAAACCAAATTCTTGTTCTGGATGAAGCTACTGCATCCATTGACTCTGCTACAGATGCCATTCTACAAAGAGTAATCAGACAAGAATTTGCAGAATGCACAGTTATAACAGTTGCTCATAGAGTTCCAACTGTAATAGACAGTGACATGGTCATGGTTCTCTCTTATG GGAAAGTGGTGGAGTATGATGAGCCTTCAAAGCTAATGGAAACCAACTCTTCATTCTCTAAACTCGTAGCTGAATATTGGTCCAGTTGCAGCAGGAAGAATTCATTCCCAAAGATTAGCAGGCAGCAGCAATGA